From Canis lupus familiaris isolate Mischka breed German Shepherd chromosome 16, alternate assembly UU_Cfam_GSD_1.0, whole genome shotgun sequence, one genomic window encodes:
- the LOC609081 gene encoding small acidic protein-like isoform X2: protein MMSTARESHPHGVKRSASPDDDLGSSNWEAADLGNEERKQKFLRFMGAGKKEHTGSLVIGDHKSTSHFRTGEEDKKINEELESQYQQSMDSKLSGRYRRHCGLGFGEVEDHDGEGDVAGDDDDDDDDDDDDDDDDSPDPESPDDSESDSESEKEESAEGLQATEHPDEVEDPKDKKDAKSNYKMMFVKSSGS from the coding sequence ATGATGAGCACTGCCAGGGAGTCCCATCCGCATGGGGTGAAGCGTTCAGCCTCCCCAGACGACGATCTTGGATCTAGCAATTGGGAAGCAGCAGACTTAggtaatgaagaaagaaaacagaagttcttGAGATTTATGGgtgcaggaaagaaagaacatacTGGCAGTCTTGTTATAGGAGACCACAAATCAACATCTCACTTCCGAACAGgggaagaagacaagaaaattaaTGAAGAACTGGAGTCTCAATATCAGCAAAGTATGGACAGTAAATTATCAGGAAGATATCGACGACATTGTGGACTTGGCTTCGGTGAGGTAGAAGATCATGATGGAGAAGGTGATGTGGctggagatgatgatgatgatgatgatgatgatgatgatgatgatgatgatgattcacCTGATCCTGAAAGTCCAGATGACTCTGAAAGTGAttcagagtcagagaaagaagagTCTGCTGAAGGACTCCAAGCTACTGAGCACCCTGATGAAGTGGAGGATCCCAAAGacaaaaaagatgcaaaaagcAACTATAAAATGATGTTTGTTAAATCCAGTGGTTCATAA